The Variovorax sp. PMC12 genome segment CCACCTACTACGCCCAGCGCGCCACCGCCGGCCTGCTCATCACCGAGGCGACCGCCATCAGCCACCAGGGCCAGGGCTACTCCGACGTGCCCGGCCTCTACGGCACCGAGCAGCTCGACGCCTGGAAGCGCGTGACCGACGCCGTGCACGCCAAGGGCGGCAAGATCGTCGTGCAGCTGTGGCACGTGGGCCGCGTCTCGCACACCGAACTGCAACCCGGTGGCGGCAAGCCCGTGGCGCCCTCGGCCATCACCGCCAAGACCAAGACCGTGCTCATCAAGGACGGCGTGCCGACCTTCGTCGAGACCTCCGAGCCGCGCGCGCTCGACGCCGGCGAACTGCCGGGCATCGTGCACGCCTATGCGGTGGCCGCACGCAGCGCGGTCGAGACGGCCGGTTTCGACGGCGTCGAAATCCACGGCGCCAACGGCTACCTGCTCGACCAGTTCCTGAAGGACGGCAGCAACAAGCGCACCGACGACTACGGCGGCAGCATCGAGAACCGCGCCCGCCTGCTGCTGGAGACCACCCGCGCCGTGGTCGACGCGGTCGGCGGCGGCAAGACCGGCATCCGCCTGTCGCCCGTCACGCCCGCCAACGACGCGCACGACAGCGACCCGCAGCCGCTGTTCACCTATGTGGTGAAGCAACTCGCGCAGCTGAACCTGGCCTACATCCACATCATCGAAGGCGCCACCGGCGGCCCGCGCGAAATCGAAGACCGCCCCTTCGACTACGAAGCCCTCAAGGCCGCCTACCGCGAAGCCGGCGGCAAGGGCGCGTGGATGGTCAACAACGGCTACGACCGCCCGCTGGCCGAAGAAGCGGTGAAGGAAGGCGACGACCTCGTGGCCTTCGGCAAGCCCTTCATCTCGAACCCCGACCTGGTGCGCCGCCTGCGCGAGAACGCACCGCTGAACGAACTCGACAAGGCCACCATGTACGGCGGCGGCGCCAAGGGCTACACGGACTACCCGGCGCTGGCCTGAGTCCCGCGGGTCGGTCCTTCCACGGCCCGTGCACTCCGTTGGCGTGCACGGGCCGATTTGCATGTGCGCCCGCCAGCCCGTACGCTTGGCGCTCGCGCCGCGGGCCTTTCGCCTTCTCTCTCTCCCCGCGGCGCGCACATCCATGGCCCACATCGAACACAAACTCGCCGCGCTCGGCCTCGTGCTGCCGCCCACCATCACGCCGCCACCGGGTGTGGTGCTGCCCTTTGCCTTCGTGCGCGTGCTGGGCCGGCGCGCCTTCATCTCGGGCCACGGGCCGCTCAATGCCGACGGCACCATCGCCACGCCGCTCGGCAAGCTGGGCCGCGAGCTCACGGTCGAACAGGGCTATGCGGCCGCGCGGCTCACCGCGCTTGCGATGCTCGGCAGCCTGCAGCGTGCCATCGGCGATCTCGACCGCATCACCGCATGGACGCGGGTGTTCGGCATGGTGGCCTCGGCACCTGGCTTCGACAGGCAGCCGGCCGTGATCAACGGCTTCTCCGACCTGATCCTCGAACTCTTCGGCCCCGAGATCGGCATGCATGCGCGCAGCGCCGTGGGCATGGCGGAACTGCCGTTCAACATCCCTGTGGAGATCGAGGGCGAGGTGGAGTTCGAGCCGTGAATGACGCAAGCTGGACCCTTCGGCGCGCCGATGCGGCCGATGCCGCTTCCATCACCGAATGCGCTGTGGAAGCCTTTCGCCACTACATTCCGCGCCTTGGCCTCACGCCGTTGCCCATGACCAGGGACTACGGACCTGCCATCGAAAATGCGCAGGTCTGGGTCGCGACACAAGACGCACGGACCGTCGCCGCGCTGGTGCTAGACGTCACCGAAGAGGGCTTCCTGATCGACGTGATCGCGGTGCGCCCGCGGCACCAGGGCACGGGCGTCGGCCGCGCGCTGCTGGAGCTGGCGGAACGCGAAGCGCTGCGGCAGGGCCATGATTCGATCCACCTCTTCACCAACGAGAAGATGACCGAGAACCGCGCGCTCTACGAGCGCATCGGGTACGTCGAGTACAAGCGCCTCGCGCTCGAACAACGCACCCGCGTGTTCCTGCGCAAGCCGTTGAGATGAGCATTGCCATGCAGCTCGAACGCATCCATCACGCCGCCATCATCTGCGCCGACTACGCGGTGTCCAGGCACTTCTACACCGAGGTGCTGGGCCTGCGCGTGGTCGCCGAAAACCATCGCGCCGCACGCGATTCATACAAGCTCGACCTGGCCCTGCCCGATGGCTCGCAGATCGAACTCTTCTCCTTTCCCGGCGCGCCGGCGCGCCTCACGCGGCCAGAGGCGCAGGGCCTGCGGCATCTGTCTTTCGAAGTGCACGACGTGCAGGCCGCCGCCGATGAACTCTCGGCGCAGGGCATTGCCGTGGAACCGCTGCGCACCGACGAGTACACCGGCCGTCGCTTCACCTTCTTCGCCGATCCCGACGGCCTGCCGCTGGAGCTCTACGAAGCCGCACCCGCCGAAGCGCTCGATGCGCTGCTGCTGAAACTCGAAGGCGCATTGCACCTGCGCGAGGTGCGCGCAAACGCCGCGCAGCTGGAGGAACTGCTCGACGACGGCTTCCATGAACTCGGCGTGTCTGGCGAAACATGGACGCGGCCCGCCATCATCGAAGCGCTGCGCGACGAGACTTTTTCGCGGCGCACGATGACGGACTTTCGCGTGCTGCGCATGGCGCCCGACGTGGCGCTGGTCACCTACCGCGTGCACCGCGAAGCCATTCCCGAAAGGCCCGCCGCGGATTCACTGCGCAGCTCGCTGTGGCGACGGCGGCATGGCCGCTGGCGCATGGCGTTCCACCAGGGCACGCCGCTCTCGCGCTGAGCGAACGCGCGGCGGAGCGGGTCGGTTCAGGCCACTTCGCCGAACGCCACGCTCACGCGCAGGCCGGTCGGCTCGGCGACTTCGAGCCGCAGCTCGGCGCCCAGCAGCTCCGCGTAGCGCGACACGATCGACAGCCCCAGCCCCGAGCCCTGCCCCAGCTTCTCGCCGGCCGGGCCCTGCGCCCACCGCTGCATCAGGTCGCGCTGCGCTTCGATCGGAATGCCCGGTCCGTCGTCGATCACGCTCAGCGTGCGGCCCGCCAGCTCGACCGTGATGGTGCTCCCGCCATAGCGCAGCGCGTTGTCGATCAGGTTGTCGAGGATGCCCTCCACCAGCGCCTCGTTGGCATACACCACCACGCCGTCGTCGAGGCCGCGCGCGCCGAGGTCGACGCCGCGCGCATCGGCGCGCGCGAGGTGGCGCAGCACCGTCTGCTCGGCCAGCACGTCGAGCCGCACCGGCACGCGCTTGAGTTCGGTGCGCGCCTCTTCGGCCAGCGCCAGCGCGAGCAGCTGGTCGATCAGGTGGCTCGCCCGCGCCTGCCGTTCGGACACGCGCTCGAGCTGCTCGCGCCACACGTTGGTGTCGTGCTGCGCAAGGCCGTATTCGGCCAGCGCGCGAATGCCCGCCAGCGGCGTGCGCAGCTCGTGCGCCACGTTGCCCACGAACTCGCGCTGCGCCTGCACGCTCTGGCCCAGGCGTTCGAACAGCGAGTTGACCGCATTGCCCAGGCGCTGGAGCTCGCGCGAGGTCTGCGCCACCTGCACCGGCGACAGGTCGTGCACGTCGCGGCGGTCGAGCGCGCGCTGCAGGTCGCCCAAGGGCCGCAGGTCACTGCGAATGCCGTACCAGAGCCAGATCGCGAGCAGCACCAGCAGCAGGATCTGCGGTGCCAGCGCATAGCCGAGCAGCTGCCGCACCAGCGCGGTCCGGCTCAGCGTGGTCTGCGCAATGATCACGCGGTAGGGCATGCTGAGGTCCGGCTCGGCGTCATGCTCTAGCACCACCGCGCGCAACGCGCTGCCTTCATAGTCGATGTCGGAGAAGCGGTAGCGCGAGCCGTCCATAGGCAGCGGCGCGCTCAGGCCGGACTGGCCCGAGATCAGCGTGCCGTCGAGCCGCTGCACCGCGAAGTACACCTTGTCGACCTGGTCGAACAGCACCGTGGCCACTTCGCGCGGGGTCAGCAGCAGCTCGATGCCGCGTTCGCCGGCTTGCACGTTGGCCGACAGCGCATATGCGTCGTCGAGCATGCCGCGGTCGAAGGCCTGCTCCGAAAAATAGTTGGCGATGACCAGCGCGATGACGGCACCCACCATCCACGTGAGCGCCAGCGGCACCAGCACGTTGCGCAGCACGCGCCGCGTGAGCGAAGGCGCGCGCTGGGTGGCCTGCTGCTGTTCTGCGGTCTCGCCGGTCACGCTCGGATCACGCCTCGGCTTCGAGCAGGTAGCCGATGCCGCGCAGCGTGCGGATGCTCGCGCCGGTGCCCTGCAGCTTCTTGCGCAGGCGCGAGATGAAGGCCTCGAGCGCGTTGTCGCCGAGCGATTCGTCGAAGCTCGAGAGCTTGTCGGACAGCGCACGCTTGCTCACGGTGCGGCCGGGCGGGCTCATGAGCTCCCACAGCACTTCGAACTCGCGCGCCGGCAGGTCGAGCGGACCGCTGTTGGTGGAGAAGCGGCGTGCCTTGCGGTCGAGCTTGAGCTGGCCCAGCAGCACGATGTCTTCGGTGCCCTTGGCGCGGCGCACCAGCGCGCGCAGGCGGGCTTCGACTTCGGCCAGGTCGAAGGGCTTGCCGAGGTAGTCGTCGGCGCCGGCGTCGAGGCCGGCAATGCGCTCTTCGGTCCGGCCGCGCGCGGTCAGCACCAGCACCGGCGTGCGGTCGCCGCGCGCGCGTGCCTGGCGCAGCGCGGTGAGGCCGCTGGCCAGCCCGCTGGTGGGGCTGGCAGTGGCCGGCAGGTTGAGGTCGAGCAGCACCGCATCGAAGGGCTGCACGCGCCAGAGATGGTCGGCATCTTCGACGTTGGTCGAAACGTCGACCCGGTGGCCCGCGTCCGCAAGGCTGCGGACCATGACATCGCGCAGAACGGCGTCATCTTCGACAAGCAGAATTCGCATGGTGTTTGAATGGTTGGGGGTAATCTGCCCTTGCGAATGACGGGTCAGCAGCCGGTCAGTCGCTCCAGCGATAAACGCAACATGAGCATACGACAGCAATATGAACCACGGGCCATTTTCATGGCCGGCGCAACACGATGAGTGCGCGCGAACCCTCCGATCAGCTGAGCGTGGTGCCTCCCGAGGTGCAACGCACCGCCGTGGTCCTGCTGCATGGCCTGTGCAGCACGCCTGACGAGTTGCTGACCGTGCAATCGGCACTGCGCAGCCGCGGCTACCCGGTGCATCCGCTGTCGATAGAGGGTTACTCGTTCGATGCCGCCGCGCCGCTGCAGCATGCCGCGCCGTTCGAACGCTGGATCGATGCCATACAGGCCGAGGTCAAGGCGCTGCGCGCGCAGCACGACCGCGTGATGCTCATCGGCATTTCCGCCGGCTCATCGCTCGCGCTGGGCGCGGCCATCCGATGCGGCGCGGACGTCGACGCGCTGGTGCTCATGTCGACCACGCTGCGCTTCGACGGCTGGGCCATTCCGCGCACGCAGTTCCTGCTGCCGCTGGCCTTCTACACGCCGCTGGGCCGGCTGTGGCAATACCGCGAGCGCCCGCCCTACGGCGTGAAGAACGAACGCGTGCGCGCCTGGATCGAGCGCGAGCTGCGCCACCGCAAGGTGTCGCGCGCGGGCAGCTCGGTCATCGGCGTGGGCCACCTGCGCGAACACGACCGCCTCATCCGCCACGTGCGCCGCAACCTCAACAGCGTGCAATGCGACAACGTGCTCGCACTGCATGCCCAGCAGGACGAAGTGGCCAGCGTGGCCAACCTCGACATCCTCGCGCGCGGCCTGCGGTGCCGCGCATTCCGCACGGTGGTGGTCGCGAACAGCTACCACATGATCACAATCGACAACGACCGTCAACAGGTGGTACGTGAAACAGTGTCTTTTGCCGACGCCGTGGCCCATGGCACGATGCCCGAGCATCCCCTGTACGCCTGATCTGCCTGCCCACGCCTGAAAGGAAAGCATCCCCATGTCTTATTCCGACGCCTCTTCGCCCACCTTCAACAGCATCGCGACGATCCTCGAGACCGACTTCAAGGTCGAGCGCTCAGCCATCTCGCCCGCCACCGCGCTGTCCGACCTCGGCCTCGATTCGCTCGCGCTGATGGAGTTCGTCTTCGCGGTCGAAGACGCCTTCCACCTGCGCATTCCCGAAGACCGCCTCGACCCGCGCGAAGCCGGCATCACGCTGCAGCGCCTGTGCGAAGTGATCGACGCGGAAAGCAGCGGCACCGCCGCCGCCAGGCCCGCGCAACCGGCCGAAGTCCCGGCATGAGCAGCGGAGCCGCCCACGCCGTGCTCGCCGCTTCGGCAGCGCGCGCCGCATCCGCGCCGGTGCGCGTGAGCGGCCTCGGTTTCATCACGCCCATCGGCCGCACCGTCGAGGACTTCGACGACGCCCTGTTCGCCGGCCGCTCTGCGGTTCGCGCGCAGAAGCTCGAGATCAAGGGCATGGACACGATGGAGCTTGCCGTCGCCGCCTGCGATTTCGAATCGAACGGCGTGCGCAGCACCTCGCGCCTGCCGCTGGACCGCGGCACGGCCATGGCCCTGGCCGCCGCACAGGACGCCGCCGCCGAAGCCAGGCTCGACCTGGAGACCATCGACCGCGACCGCCTTGGCATCTTCTGGGGCAGCGGCCTGGCCGGCGCCGGCACCTTCGACAGCACCACCAGCGCGCTCTACGGCGAACAGCGCCGCATGCGCCCGACGACCGTGCTCACCGTGATGCCCAACGCCGCCGTGGCGGAGCTCGCGCTGCACTTCGGCGCTCGCGGCTCGGCCATCGCCTACGCCTGTGCCTGCGCCTCGTCGGCCGTGGCCATCGGCGAAGCCATGCGCGCCATCCGCGGCGGCTGGATCGACGTCGCCATCGTCGGCGGCCATGACGCCATGCTCACGCCCGGCGTGATGGCCAGCTGGCACGCGATGCGCGTGATGGCGCCGCCTCCGGCCGACGCGCCCTCCTCCGCCTGCCGCCCGTTCTCCGGCGACCGCGCGGGCTTTGCCATCGGCGAAGGCGCGGCCGCGCTGGTGCTCGAATCCGAAGCGCACGCCGCCGCCCGCGGCGCCGGTGCCGCGCCCTTCGTGCTCGCCGGCTACGCCACCAACTGCGACGGCACGCACATCACCAACCCCGACACCGCCGGCCAGGTGCGCGCCATGCGCGCCGCGCTGCGCGACGCCGGCATCGAAGCCTGCGATGTGGGCCACATCAACGCCCACGGCACCGCCACTTCGGCCGGCGACGCCGCCGAGGCGGCATCGATCCGCGAAGTGTTCGGAAAGGCCACGCCGGTGAGCGCCACCAAGGCCATCCACGGCCACGTGCTCGGCGGCGGCGGCGCCATCGAACTCATCGCGGCGCTGCGCGCGCTGGCCCGGGAGGCGCTGCCGCCCATCGCCAACCTGCAGACACCGGACGCCGCCTTCGACCTGGATTTCGTGCAGGGCGAGGCGCGCGAGGCCAAGGGAATCCGCTATGCGCTGTCCAATTCCTTCGCTTTCGGCGGCACGAACGCGGTCATCGTGGCCGGCCGCGCGTCGGAACGCTGAAGATTCGCTGAGCACTTCCTGAAAAATCGAACGCGGTGCATCGGCTGGTCGTCTTCGTCGTGCCCGTGTTCGCGCTGCTCATGGCGTGCGAGTTCGCCTGGGGCTGGCTCAAGCGGCGCAACACCTACCGTTTCAGCGACACGCTCGGCAGCCTGAGCCAGGGCCTGCTGAGCCAGGCGCTCGCGGTCTGCACCCAGCTTTTCCAGATCGGCCTGTACGCGATGGTCTATCCGTTCGTCGCGATCTGGACCCGGCCGGACTTCTGGGACAGCGCCATCGGCTGGATCCTGGCCGTAGTGCTGTTCGACTTCTTCGACTACTGGCTGCACCGCGCGGGCCATGAGTCCGCCGTGTTCTGGGCCGCGCACTCGGTGCACCACCAGAGCCAGCAGTTCAACTTCTCCACCGCGCTGCGGCAGGAAAGCACCGTGGCCTTCCTGGGCTGGGCCTTCTACCTGCCGATGGCGGTGGTCGGCGTGCCGCCCGAGCAGTTCGGCCTTGCGGGGCTGATCGTGCTGGTCTACCAGTTCTGGATCCACACCGAGCACATCGGCAAGCTCGGCTGGTTCGACCGGGTGTTCTCGTCGCCGTCCAACCACCGCGTGCACCACGCGGTGAACGACGGCTACGTCGACCGCAACTACGGCGGCATGCTGGTGATATGGGACCGCATGTTCGGCACCTTCGCCGAAGAAACCGAACGCTGCGTGTACGGCACGCGAAAGGCGCTCGCGAGCTTCGATCCGCTGCGCGCCATCGTCGGACCCTATGCGCCGCTGCTGCGCGACGCCTGGCACACGCGGCGCTGGCAGGACAAGATCGCCGTGTGGTTCAAGCCGCCGGGCTGGCGGCCGGCCGACGTGGCGGCACGCTTTCCGGAGACACCGTTTTCCCTGGAAGAAGCCATGCGCATCCACGACCCCCGACTGACGCGTGCGCAGGTCGCTTCGGCCGCGCTCCACTTCTCATGCTGGGTCGGCGTGACGCTGGCATTCCTGTGGCGCGCCGACGACCTGGCCTTCCAGACCGGACTGGTGCTGCTCGCGCTGGCGGTCGGCGGCTTCTGGTCCATCGGCGCGGTGCTCGATTCGAAACTGCGCCTGCGCTGGGCCTGGTGCGCGCAGGCCGCGTTGTTGGCGGTTTCGGCGGTACTGCTCGCCAGCTGAAGGGCGCACCGCGCTCACTGGCTATGCTCGGCGCTTCCATCGCTCCGAAGCAGGCAAAAAAACACCATGCGCAGGCTCGCCACTCCTGAAGACATCGACACCGTCTTCGCCCTCTACATGCACGAGAAGGTCGTGCCCTACCTGGGCTACGACCCGATGCCGCTGGAAGACTTCCGCGACATCTACCGGCAACTGCTCGATGGCCGCGACTTCTTCGTCTACGAGCGCGACGGCCGCATCGCGGGCTTCTATCGCGCCGCGCGCTACCCCGGTCGTGTGCGGCACGTCGCCAGCCTCGGCACGCTAGCGGTCGATCCCGCGTTGCACGGCCAGGGCATAGCGCTGGCGATGGTGACCGACGCCATCGACCGGCTGAAGTCGGCCGGCGTCAAGCGCATCGAGCTCATCGTCGAAAGCGACAACGCGCCGGCGCTGCGCTTCTACGAAAAGCTCGGCTTCGAACGCGAAGGCACGCTGCGCAAGTTCTACAAGCGCGCCGGCGACGCGGAGGCCATCGACGACCACGTCATGGCGCTGCTCATCGATTGAAAAGGCTGCGTCAGGGCTTCCAGCGCCGCAGCAGCAGCGCATTGGCCATCACGCTCACGCTCGACAGCGCCATCGCCGCGCCGGCCACCACCGGGCTCAGCAGGCCGAAGGCCGCGAGCGGAATGCCGGCCACGTTGTAGGCAAAGGCCCAGAACAGGTTCTGCCGGATCTTCGAGACCGTGCGGCCCGAGAGTTCGAAGGCCTGCGCCACCAGCGCAATGTCGCCGCGCATCAGCGTGATGCCGGCGGCTTCCATGGCCACGTCGGTGCCGCCACCCGAAGGCGCCATCGCGATGCCGACATCGGCCGCCGCCAGCGCGGGCGCGTCGTTGGCGCCGTCGCCGACCATGGCCACCACGTGTCCGTTCTTTCTCAGGGCGGCGACCTGCGCGGCCTTGTCGGCCGGCAGCACGTCGGCGCGGACATCTACCGCGGCAATACCCAGCCGCGCCGCCATCGCTTGCGCGGCGCGCAGGTTGTCGCCCGAGATCATCACCACGCGCAGGCCGCGTGCACGCAGGGTGCGAATGGCTTCGGCGGCCTGCGGCTTGGGTTCGTCGGCAAATGCCAGCAGCGCCTGCGCATGCGCCGCGCCGGCCTCGTCGAAACGCAGCAGCGCGGAGACCGTTGCGCCCTTGGCCTGCAGGCGATCGACATCCGCCGCTTCGGGCATGGCGTCGAGTTCGCGGCACCAGCGCAGGCTGGCAATGGCCCAGGTGGCACCGTCCACATCGCCGCGCACGCCGCGGCCCGGCATGGCCTGCATCGCGCTCAACGCCGGAGCCTGCAGATTGCGCTGCGCGGCAGCGGCCAGCACCGCCTTCGCAAGCGGATGCTCGCTGCCGCCTTGCAGGCTGGCAGCGACCGCCAGCAACTCGTCTTCTGCCTCGATGGCACCGGCCACCGGCAGCAATTCGGTCAACACGGGACGGCCCAGCGTCAGCGTGCCTGTCTTGTCGAAGGCGACCGTGTCGACGCGGTGGGCGATTTCAAGCGCGCGCGCATCCTTGATGAGGATGCCGTGCTTTGCCGCCACCCCGGTGCCGGCCATCACCGCCACCGGCGTCGCGAGGCCGAGGGCACACGGGCAAGCGATGACCAGCACCGCCACCGCATGGATGAGTGCCGTCTCGATGCCCGCGCCCGCAAGCAGCCAGCCAGCCAGCGTGACGAGCGCGATCACCAGCACCACCGGCACGAACACGGCCGCGACCTTGTCCACCAGCCGCTGGATCGGCGCCTTCGCCGCCTGCGCGTCTTCGACCAGCCGGATGATGCGCGCGAGCACGCTCTCGGCACCCACCGCGCTCACCTCGATCACCATGCGGCCGTCGCCGTTCACGGCGCCGCCCGTCAATGCATCGCCGGGGCCCTTCGGCACGGGCAGCGGCTCGCCGGTGAGCATCGACTCGTCGACTTCGGACTGCCCCTCGACCACGCGCGCATCGGCCGGCACGCGTTCGCCGGGACGCACCACCAGGTGGTCGCCGACCATCACCTCGGCCAGCGGCACATCGCTTTCCTTGCCAGGCGCGCCGACCAGGTGGGCGACCTCGGGGCGCAACTGCTGCAGCGCGCGGATGGCCGACGTGGCCTGGCGCTTGGCGCGCGCCTCGAGCCACTTGCCGAGCAGCACCAGCGTGATCACCACGGCCGAGGCCTCGAAATACAGATGCGGCATTTCTCCGTGGCCGGCATGCTCGCCGGCGGCCGCGCGCCACCACAGCCACAGCGACAACCCGAAGGCCGCGCTGGTGCCCAGCGCCACCAGAAGATCCATGTTGCCGGTGCGTGCCTTCGCGGCATGCCAGCCCGCGCGGTAGAAGCGCGCGCCGAGCCAGAACTGCACCGGCGCGGCGAGCAGCAGCTGCACCCAGGGCGGCAGCATCCAGTCTTGCCCGAACGGGCTGCCGACCATCGGCGCCATCAGCGGAATCGACAGCAGCAGGCCGACTGCAACCGGGCCGAAGCCGTGCCAGGGCGACAGCGCCGCGGCTTCGTCGGCCGCGCTTGCCCCCGCGCGCGGTTCGTAGCCAGCGGCACGCACCGCGCGGCGCACGCGAAGGTCGATGTCGTCGCCCGGCGCCGCCACGATCCGCGCCGATTCGGTCGCGAGGTTCACGCTCACGTCCTGCACGCCGGGCACGTTCTTGAGCGCGCGCTCGACACGCATCACGCAAGAAGCGCAGGTCATGCCGCCGACCGAGAGGTCCAGCGTGGTCCGGGGTTGCTGCAGTGAATTTTCCATGTGCCAAGGCTAAAGCCTCACACCGTGGCAAGGTCAAGCGGATATTTTCAGAACCCCTTCGCTGGACATTGACATCGTGAGAGGGTTCAGACTTGCATCCTCTTCCCGATCATTTCAACAGGAGCAAAGACGATGAGCCAGAAATTCCAGGTCACGGGCATGAGCTGCGGCCACTGCGTGAACGCGGTGCAGAACGCCGTGCAGACAGTCGACCCCGAAGCGCAGGTGACGGTGGATCTCCCCACCGGCCACGTCGACGTGCTGAGCGACCAGCCGCGCAAGGACATCGTGGCCGCGATCGAGAACGCGGGCTACGCCGTCCAGAAATGACAGGCCACGTCGCCATCGGCGAAGCGGCGCAGCGCTCCGGCGTGTCGGCCCGCATGGTCCGGCACTACGAAGGCCTGGGCCTGCTGCCGGCGGTGGCACGCACCGAGAGCGGCTACCGCCAGTACGACGACGCCGACATCCACACGCTGCGCTTCATCAAGCGCTCGCGCGACCTCGGCTTCTCGATGGAGGAAATCTCGGAGCTGGTGGGGCTGTGGCACAACCGCCGGCGCGCCAGCGCGAGCGTGAAGCGCATCGCCGAAAAGCACCTCGGCGAACTCGAACAGCGCATTGCCGACATGCAGTCGATGCGAAACACGCTGGCCCACCTGGTCCATTGCTGCCACGGGGACGCGAGGCCCGACTGCCCGATCCTAGACGACCTGGGCAAGGTCTAGAAATCGCTCTCTTCCAGAAACACCGCGGAACCGGCTTTGCCGGGCCGCCGGTGTTGCCCCCGGCGAGGGGGTAGGAGAAGCGACACGAAGTGCGCGAAGCCTGGGGGAGCGCCCCAGTCAAGCGCCCCGCACCAGCGACAGCACCTTGCCCGCATCCAGCGTGCGGGCCTTCTCCTGGATGGCCGGCAGGTACTGCGTCTGCAGGCTCTGCCCTTCCTTCACCACGCCGGAGAACGCGTCCTTCAGCATCTGGGCCGACAGCGTGCGGCCGCCGGCGTAGTAGCGCTTGGCCACATGCCCCAGCGCATAGGTCGAGGCGAAGCTCATCCCCGAACTCACGGCCTGGTTGCCCAGCCCGCGCAACAGCCCGCCGCCCACCTTGCCGAGCAAGCCGCCGAGCAGCTTGCGCCCGGCCTGTTCCAGGTACTGCGAAGTCAGGCCCACGCCGACCGTGGCCAGGAAATCCTTGACGTGGCCGCTGTCCAGCTGGTAGCCGTGCGCCTGGCCGATGCGGTAGACCAGCTTCATCTGCAGCGGAATGATCGCCATCGTCGACAGCGTCTCGGGCAGCAACTCGAGCGCGCCGTTGAGGATGGCGGCGTTCAGGATGGTCTTGTCGAGTTCGGCGCCGTCGGGTGAATTCGCGGCGGTGGCCACCGCCGTTGCCGTCACCGGCACCGCCGCGATTTCTTCCGCCTGCTGCGAGAAACCGGCGGCCGAGGCACCCAGCCCCAGCGAGGTGCGCACGTCCGCCAGGAACATGCGCTCGGAGTCCGACTGCGCGCCGTCGGCATCGCACACGCACACCGCCATCTCGTAGGCGAGCTGCCGCGACTCGGTGCTCTTCAGCTCACCCGCCACCGATGCCAGCGACACCCGCTTCATCAGCACGTCCTGGTAGAGCGTC includes the following:
- a CDS encoding heavy metal translocating P-type ATPase, with product MENSLQQPRTTLDLSVGGMTCASCVMRVERALKNVPGVQDVSVNLATESARIVAAPGDDIDLRVRRAVRAAGYEPRAGASAADEAAALSPWHGFGPVAVGLLLSIPLMAPMVGSPFGQDWMLPPWVQLLLAAPVQFWLGARFYRAGWHAAKARTGNMDLLVALGTSAAFGLSLWLWWRAAAGEHAGHGEMPHLYFEASAVVITLVLLGKWLEARAKRQATSAIRALQQLRPEVAHLVGAPGKESDVPLAEVMVGDHLVVRPGERVPADARVVEGQSEVDESMLTGEPLPVPKGPGDALTGGAVNGDGRMVIEVSAVGAESVLARIIRLVEDAQAAKAPIQRLVDKVAAVFVPVVLVIALVTLAGWLLAGAGIETALIHAVAVLVIACPCALGLATPVAVMAGTGVAAKHGILIKDARALEIAHRVDTVAFDKTGTLTLGRPVLTELLPVAGAIEAEDELLAVAASLQGGSEHPLAKAVLAAAAQRNLQAPALSAMQAMPGRGVRGDVDGATWAIASLRWCRELDAMPEAADVDRLQAKGATVSALLRFDEAGAAHAQALLAFADEPKPQAAEAIRTLRARGLRVVMISGDNLRAAQAMAARLGIAAVDVRADVLPADKAAQVAALRKNGHVVAMVGDGANDAPALAAADVGIAMAPSGGGTDVAMEAAGITLMRGDIALVAQAFELSGRTVSKIRQNLFWAFAYNVAGIPLAAFGLLSPVVAGAAMALSSVSVMANALLLRRWKP
- a CDS encoding sterol desaturase family protein, with the translated sequence MHRLVVFVVPVFALLMACEFAWGWLKRRNTYRFSDTLGSLSQGLLSQALAVCTQLFQIGLYAMVYPFVAIWTRPDFWDSAIGWILAVVLFDFFDYWLHRAGHESAVFWAAHSVHHQSQQFNFSTALRQESTVAFLGWAFYLPMAVVGVPPEQFGLAGLIVLVYQFWIHTEHIGKLGWFDRVFSSPSNHRVHHAVNDGYVDRNYGGMLVIWDRMFGTFAEETERCVYGTRKALASFDPLRAIVGPYAPLLRDAWHTRRWQDKIAVWFKPPGWRPADVAARFPETPFSLEEAMRIHDPRLTRAQVASAALHFSCWVGVTLAFLWRADDLAFQTGLVLLALAVGGFWSIGAVLDSKLRLRWAWCAQAALLAVSAVLLAS
- the cueR gene encoding Cu(I)-responsive transcriptional regulator is translated as MTGHVAIGEAAQRSGVSARMVRHYEGLGLLPAVARTESGYRQYDDADIHTLRFIKRSRDLGFSMEEISELVGLWHNRRRASASVKRIAEKHLGELEQRIADMQSMRNTLAHLVHCCHGDARPDCPILDDLGKV
- a CDS encoding GNAT family N-acetyltransferase; the protein is MRRLATPEDIDTVFALYMHEKVVPYLGYDPMPLEDFRDIYRQLLDGRDFFVYERDGRIAGFYRAARYPGRVRHVASLGTLAVDPALHGQGIALAMVTDAIDRLKSAGVKRIELIVESDNAPALRFYEKLGFEREGTLRKFYKRAGDAEAIDDHVMALLID
- a CDS encoding heavy-metal-associated domain-containing protein, with amino-acid sequence MSQKFQVTGMSCGHCVNAVQNAVQTVDPEAQVTVDLPTGHVDVLSDQPRKDIVAAIENAGYAVQK
- a CDS encoding beta-ketoacyl-[acyl-carrier-protein] synthase family protein, with product MSSGAAHAVLAASAARAASAPVRVSGLGFITPIGRTVEDFDDALFAGRSAVRAQKLEIKGMDTMELAVAACDFESNGVRSTSRLPLDRGTAMALAAAQDAAAEARLDLETIDRDRLGIFWGSGLAGAGTFDSTTSALYGEQRRMRPTTVLTVMPNAAVAELALHFGARGSAIAYACACASSAVAIGEAMRAIRGGWIDVAIVGGHDAMLTPGVMASWHAMRVMAPPPADAPSSACRPFSGDRAGFAIGEGAAALVLESEAHAAARGAGAAPFVLAGYATNCDGTHITNPDTAGQVRAMRAALRDAGIEACDVGHINAHGTATSAGDAAEAASIREVFGKATPVSATKAIHGHVLGGGGAIELIAALRALAREALPPIANLQTPDAAFDLDFVQGEAREAKGIRYALSNSFAFGGTNAVIVAGRASER
- a CDS encoding YcjF family protein; this translates as MTPSETKAIVTLSLLAAFVDGEKHERERAEIKRIAEGLSQADGVNLPTLYQDVLMKRVSLASVAGELKSTESRQLAYEMAVCVCDADGAQSDSERMFLADVRTSLGLGASAAGFSQQAEEIAAVPVTATAVATAANSPDGAELDKTILNAAILNGALELLPETLSTMAIIPLQMKLVYRIGQAHGYQLDSGHVKDFLATVGVGLTSQYLEQAGRKLLGGLLGKVGGGLLRGLGNQAVSSGMSFASTYALGHVAKRYYAGGRTLSAQMLKDAFSGVVKEGQSLQTQYLPAIQEKARTLDAGKVLSLVRGA